The sequence CAGAAGACCACCCGCTACGAGAACGTCGACCTGATCCAGCAGCTGCTGGTCGCCCAGCGCCTCGAGCAGACCGCGCTCTCCGAGTTCAACACCGGCAGCGCCCCCGAGGACGCCAAGAAGTACGCCGACGCCCAGGTCGCCCAGGCCAACGCCGACCAGCGGACCGCGTACCGGATGCCCAACGGCAGCGCCCCGACCATGGGCGGCCTGCTCAACATCGGTGCCGCCTACACCCAGGCCGCCGCCAACGGGCAGTCGCAGGGCCGCGAGGTGGCCGACCGGGCGTACAAGGAGGCCAAGGACGCCGGCCTCACCCCGGAGAACTGGAACCAGGCCGCCAACACCCACATCTCCAGCCTCCGCGCCACCGAGGTCGTGCTGCTGGACGACGTGCTCGCCGACGCCGCCGACCTGCGCGACAACGCGCGCTTCGACGCCATCCTCAACTCGCTGATCGTCATCGTCGCGCTGGTCCTCGCCGGTGTGCTCACCGGCTACGTGGCCCGCTCGATGATCCTCGGCATGCGCACCCTGCGCAGCGCCGCGCTCGACATCGCCGACCACCGCCTGCCCGAGCTGGTCGAGAAGCTCTCCAAGACCGACCCGGAGCGGGTGGACACCAACGTCGTCCCGATCCCGCTGTACGGCAAGGACGAGATCGGCGAGGTCGCCCGGGCCTTCGACCAGGTCCACCGGCAGGCGGTCGCGCTCGCCGCCGAGCAGGCCCTGCTGCGAGGCAACGTCAACGCGATCTTCACCAACCTGTCGCGCCGCAGCCAGAGCCTCATCCAGCGCCAGCTGGCGCTGATCACGGACCTGGAGAACAACGAGGCCGACCCGGACCAGCTGGAGAACCTCTTCAAGCTGGACCACCTCGCGACCCGAATGCGCCGCAACGGTGAGAACCTGCTCGTCCTCGCGGGCGAGGAGGCCGGCCGCCGCTGGAACACCCCGGTCCCGCTGGTCGACGTCCTGCGCGCCGCCGCCTCCGAGGTGGAGCAGTACGAGCGCGTCGAGCTCTCCGGCATCCCCGAGGCCGAGGTCGTCGGCGCCGCCGTGACCGACCTCGTCCACCTGCTCGCCGAGCTGCTCGAGAACGCCACCACCTTCTCCAGCCCGCAGACCCGGGTGCTGGTCAACGCGACCCGCCTGCCCGACGGCCGGGTGCTGGTCGAGATCCACGACAAGGGCATCGGCCTCACCGCCGAGGACTTCGCGGAGATCAACGAGAAGCTGGCCGAGCCGCCCACGGTGGACGCCACGATCTCGCGCCGCATGGGCCTGTTCGTGGTCGGCCGGCTGTCCCAGCGGCACGACGTCCGCGTCCAGCTCCGCCCCTCCGGCGAGTCCGCGGGCACCACCTCGCTGGTCATGCTGCCGCCGTTCCTGACCCAGATGGCCGCGGCGCCGGAGCCCGAGGAGCAGTTCACGGTCTCCCGGATCTTCGCCGACCAGGAGCCGGCCGCCGAGTGGGCCCCCGAGCGGAACCAGGCCCGCAGCGCCGCCGAACTCGGCTTCGACGACCACCTCACCGGCCACAACGGCACCGGTTCCAGCGGCTTCAGCCCGGCCCTGGAGGCCGTCCAGCGCTCGCAGCGCCTGGACCAGGTCCGCCGCGCCGCGCTGGAGTCCGGCCCGGAGGGCGACCGGCCGGTGCTGGACGCCGAGGTCGAGGACGAGTACCCGGCGTACGGCCGTCGCAACGACGAGGACTACGGCCAGGACGCGCAGTACCCGCAGCAGGGCTACGAGCAGTCCGGCTACGCCGACGACCAGTACGGCTACCAGCAGGACGAGTACGGCCAGGACGCCGGTTACCAGCAGGACGGTTACCAGCAGGACGGCTACGACCAGTACCCGCAGCAGGGCTACGACCAGTACGGCCGTCAGGACGGGTACGGGCAGCAGGACGAGTACGCCCAGGGCGACGGCTACGACCGCTCCGGCTACGCCGGGGAGCACTACGCCGACCGGGCCGGGGAGGCCCCCGCGGGCCACCCGTACACCCCGGAGCAGCCGGCCCTCCCGGCCGCCGCCGCCGACAATGGCCCGGCCACCCTGCCGTCCGGGCTGCCGCAGCGCCGCCCCGGCCAGCAGCTGGCCGGCGGCGGGTTCCCGTCCGGCCCGCAGGAGAGCGGCGAGACCCCCAACTGGTTCGCCGGCGCCAAGGACACCTCGGCCGCCCCGGCCGAGCCCCGCGGCGGCCACGACGTGTCCGCCCTCGGCGGCTACGGGCCCACCGGCCCGACCGCGGCCGGCGGCCAGAGCTGGCAGTCGCCCAACGACGGCGACTGGCAGCGGGCGGAGAAGCTCCGTGAGCCCTCCTCCAGCGGCACCACCCAGGCCGGCCTGCCCCGGCGCGTGCCCAAGCAGAACCTGGTGCCGGGCAACGCCCAGCCCACCCCGCAGGACGGTCCGCAGGTGTCCCGCGCACCCGAGGAGGTCCGCGGCCGTCTCACCAACCTGCGCCGCGGCGTCGAGCAGGGCCGCAACGCCGGCAGTACCGGAAGCTTCCGGATCGACCCCGATCAGGTAGACCCGTCCGGCAACGGACAGCAGAATCGCAGCACCGATCTCTTCGGCGGCTCGAACCACCAGGAGCGTTGAGTTGAGTCAGATGAGCCAGGCCGCACAGAACCTGAACTGGCTGATCACCAATTTCGTGGACAACACCCCCGGGGTGTCGCACACGGTGGTGGTCTCCGCGGACGGCCTCCTGCTGTGCATGTCCGAGGGTTTCCCCCGCGACCGCGCGGACCAGCTCGCCGCCGTCGCCTCCGGCCTCACCTCCCTCACCACCGGCGCCAGCCGGATCTTCGAGGGCGGCGAGGTCAACCAGACCGTGGTCGAGATGGAGCGGGGCTTCCTCTTCCTGATGGCCGTCAGCGACGGCTCCGCCCTTGCCGTCCTCGCCGCCCCCGACTCCGACATCGGCCTGGTCGGCTACGAGATGGCCCTCCTCGTCGACCGCGCCGGCGCGGTCCTCACCCCCGCACTCCGCGCAGAACTCCAGGGCAGTCTCCTGCACTGACGGTTCGTCGGATACCGTCCAGGTATTCGAAGCACCTCCACGTCCGTCCCGGGCCCGCTTCGGCGGGCTCGGGTTCGGACGTTGTACGGCCTTCGCACCACTGGCTCAGGACTCGTGCCCGAGCTCGCACCGCACCGCCGCACCTTGTGAGGAGAGGAACCGTGACACCGCCCGACGACCGCAGCGGCCAGTACGGCGTTCCGTACCCTGGCACGGGCCACGACGCCTTCGGAACACCCGGCGTCGTCGGCCACGGTCAGCAGTACGGCCAGCCGCTCCCCGGCCAGCAGCAGCAAAGCCAGCAGCACGGCCAGCAGCACGGCCGTCCCTACGGACAGCCGGCCTACGGCCAGCCGTACCCGCCGGGGCAGTACGACCAGTACACCCAGCCCCAGCCCTCGTACGACGCTCCTCCGGCCGGATATCCGGGCGGGGCGGGCGGGCAGCAGTCCGGCCACCTCCCCGGTCGCGGACCGGCTGCCGGGCAGTCGGCCGGGCAGCAGCCCGGCGGACCGTCCCGGTCCGGGTACGACGACTACGAGGACGAGCCGGACAGCGGCCCGCTGATCCGCCCGTTCGCGATGACCGGCGGACGGACCCGGCCCCGGTACGAGCTCGCCCTGGAGGCGCTCGTCTCCGCCGACGTGGATCCGCAGCGACTG comes from Streptomyces sp. TLI_053 and encodes:
- a CDS encoding nitrate- and nitrite sensing domain-containing protein is translated as MRRKQQVAPQRRSEPRQSEPNGTAPEPGGFSAFTPTEERPQAAPAPQPPGTGKDRPTGAPVLGSGSGQGADTAGPKSSRYDFVRPRNWRVPARLIAILLIPVIIALVFGGLRVNTSIDGFVKADRAQRTAALAKAATELSEALESERDKTLIPLITKQDPNNDVTKARSTTDAALKSYNAAYEASDKSGELPRRHDAFQQMVVFLPQLRATAYSDTLFASATVSAYSVMFAPLLAYDNSVGLGSSNLTSKGRSIYAMSLAKASASTQRALMLQLLVGIAAQKTTRYENVDLIQQLLVAQRLEQTALSEFNTGSAPEDAKKYADAQVAQANADQRTAYRMPNGSAPTMGGLLNIGAAYTQAAANGQSQGREVADRAYKEAKDAGLTPENWNQAANTHISSLRATEVVLLDDVLADAADLRDNARFDAILNSLIVIVALVLAGVLTGYVARSMILGMRTLRSAALDIADHRLPELVEKLSKTDPERVDTNVVPIPLYGKDEIGEVARAFDQVHRQAVALAAEQALLRGNVNAIFTNLSRRSQSLIQRQLALITDLENNEADPDQLENLFKLDHLATRMRRNGENLLVLAGEEAGRRWNTPVPLVDVLRAAASEVEQYERVELSGIPEAEVVGAAVTDLVHLLAELLENATTFSSPQTRVLVNATRLPDGRVLVEIHDKGIGLTAEDFAEINEKLAEPPTVDATISRRMGLFVVGRLSQRHDVRVQLRPSGESAGTTSLVMLPPFLTQMAAAPEPEEQFTVSRIFADQEPAAEWAPERNQARSAAELGFDDHLTGHNGTGSSGFSPALEAVQRSQRLDQVRRAALESGPEGDRPVLDAEVEDEYPAYGRRNDEDYGQDAQYPQQGYEQSGYADDQYGYQQDEYGQDAGYQQDGYQQDGYDQYPQQGYDQYGRQDGYGQQDEYAQGDGYDRSGYAGEHYADRAGEAPAGHPYTPEQPALPAAAADNGPATLPSGLPQRRPGQQLAGGGFPSGPQESGETPNWFAGAKDTSAAPAEPRGGHDVSALGGYGPTGPTAAGGQSWQSPNDGDWQRAEKLREPSSSGTTQAGLPRRVPKQNLVPGNAQPTPQDGPQVSRAPEEVRGRLTNLRRGVEQGRNAGSTGSFRIDPDQVDPSGNGQQNRSTDLFGGSNHQER
- a CDS encoding roadblock/LC7 domain-containing protein produces the protein MSQAAQNLNWLITNFVDNTPGVSHTVVVSADGLLLCMSEGFPRDRADQLAAVASGLTSLTTGASRIFEGGEVNQTVVEMERGFLFLMAVSDGSALAVLAAPDSDIGLVGYEMALLVDRAGAVLTPALRAELQGSLLH
- a CDS encoding DUF742 domain-containing protein; this translates as MTPPDDRSGQYGVPYPGTGHDAFGTPGVVGHGQQYGQPLPGQQQQSQQHGQQHGRPYGQPAYGQPYPPGQYDQYTQPQPSYDAPPAGYPGGAGGQQSGHLPGRGPAAGQSAGQQPGGPSRSGYDDYEDEPDSGPLIRPFAMTGGRTRPRYELALEALVSADVDPQRLATLLPEHQRICTLCTEVKSVAEVSALLSLPLGVARILVADLAEAGLVAIHQPASGGETGNQPDVTLLERVLSGLRKL